In the genome of Quercus robur chromosome 3, dhQueRobu3.1, whole genome shotgun sequence, one region contains:
- the LOC126719484 gene encoding uncharacterized protein LOC126719484, whose translation MSRALSQISKSPFTRRIEAGRLPQQFTQPTFTMYNGWTDPVEHVSHFNHRMVVHLKNETLMYKVFPSSLGLVAMRWFDGLREGSINSFKELTRVFGSRFVTCSKVPQPLDSLQSMAMGKGETLKTYSNRYWEMFNEIDGDFDNVATRTFKVGLPAKHD comes from the coding sequence ATGAGTAGGGCTCTAAGCCAAATCTCCAAGTCGCCTTTTACTCGTAGGATAGAAGCAGGAAGACTTCCTCAGCAGTTCACCCAACCAACGTTCACCATGTATAATGGATGGAcggaccccgtggagcatgttaGCCACTTCAACCACAGAATGGTTGTCCACTTGAAGAATGAGACCCTGATGTACAAGGTGTTCCCATCCAGTTTGGGGCttgtggcgatgagatggtttgacggTCTGAGGGAAGGCTCTATCAACTCCTTCAAAGAGCTTACGAGAGTCTTTGGCTCTCGTTTTGTGACTTGTAGCAAAGTTCCGCAGCCTTTGGACTCCCTACAGTCTATGGCCATGGGCAAGGGGGAAACCTTGAAAACGTATTCTAAcaggtactgggaaatgttCAATGAAATAGACGGGGACTTTGACAACGTGGCGACAAGGACTTTCAAGGTTGGCTTGCCTGCTAAACACGATTGA